The Solibacillus sp. FSL R7-0668 genome includes the window GATAACGAGTTCTTTATGAATCGTTTATCGGTGTGCTTCTTTTATTATCGATCAATTTTGTACACGTTAATGAGGCCGATTACCCGTTGATTTAACAATTAATTTACATCATCTACTTCGTTTTAATATCTGGCTCGAATATAGTGAAATCAAAGATCTTTCATCAAATAATCCCCAGACGTATGTAGTAACCAAATAAATTCGAATATTTCTTGTTATTTCCCAAAGTGTGAGTTGCCCTTTAAATTGGAAGGTATAACAATGAAACGTATATAAGATCTGCAAAAGATAGCAGTCTATAGTAAGATTATTGATTGCCTTATGTATAACCATATGCGAATGATATACGCAATTAATGATGGAGGGTTTAATTGACTAATTAGAAGTGTTTGAATTTTCTTTTTGTAGAGGGGGAGTTTGAGTGTGATGGAGTTAAGAACTGTTAATGAATATGAGAATGGCGTTTAGTGCGGATGTAAAGTGAACATAAAATTGCTAGGAGACTCGCACTGATTTTATTGAAATATTGGTAAATAATGTATTATAATATTGTTAGAATAATAGTGGTTAAATATTATTCTTGTTGGATTTTTGTGGATTTTATTAAAAATGAATCAAAATTCGCAGTCATTCCCTGTATTGGGGATGTGGATTGAAACCAACGTAAACCGTAAATAAATACATTTACGAACTGTCATTCCCTGTATTGGGGATGTGGATTGAAACACAGAGATTCTAGTGGCAATATTTATTATCAGAGTCATTCCCTGTATTGGGGATGTGGATTGAAACTATCAAAGCTCTTTGTCGTGCGTCTTTGCATGGTCATTCCCTGTATTGGGGATGTGGATTGAAACAGAATGGGGAGCTAATAATTCTTGCTGCTCGCCCGTCATTCCCTGTATTGGGGATGTGGATTGAAACAGCTAAACGCGATATGAATATTAGCGGTGTACAGTCATTCCCTGTATTGGGGATGTGGATTGAAACTATCATCGGTACAATGCCTTCGCGTTTGAGTAAGTCATTCCCTGTATTGGGGATGTGGATTGAAACCCGTGAACGAATTATAAGTGTAAGCGTTGATGGTGTCATTCCCTGTATTGGGGATGTGGATTGAAACACATTTGTACATCCTTCCTTAACAATTTTGTTCAAGTCATTCCCTGTATTGGGGATGTGGATTGAAACACGGACATACAATTGTCTGTATTTATATACGCGGTCATTCCCTGTATTGGGGATGTGGATTGAAACTCTTATGGATCGTTAGCAGCTCACATGCGGCTTTGTCATTCCCTGTATTGGGGATGTGGATTGAAACTATGTCTAAACTGCACTTGATTCAAGAAATTGAGTCATTCCCTGTATTGGGGATGTGGATTGAAACCGAGTACTGGGGAAATGGTGCCAATCAGCGCAGGTCATTCCCTGTATTGGGGATGTGGATTGAAACAGATTCGACAGAGTGAGCAGGAAATCAGGCGATGTCATTCCCTGTATTGGGGATGTGGATTGAAACCAAAAGGAATAGAGCTACAAGTATTACAAGTAAAGTCATTCCCTGTATTGGGGATGTGGATTGAAACTTCGCCAACGAATTAACCAAAACTAATTTAATCGTCATTCCCTGTATTGGGGATGTGGATTGAAACAACGTTATACGTCACAAACGGCGCAACATCCATCGTCATTCCCTGTATTGGGGATGTGGATTGAAACAACAATCAATCGTAGAATCAGTACATTAAAAAGGTCATTCCCTGTATTGGGGATGTGGATTGAAACCCTGATAGGGATATAGCAGAGGATTTATGGAATGTCATTCCCTGTATTGGGGATGTGGATTGAAACTTGTTACCGTCTCGACCTTTAACCTCCATTACGTCATTCCCTGTATTGGGGATGTGGATTGAAACTAACTGCTGACGAAATCCGTGAGAGCCGATTTGGTCATTCCCTGTATTGGGGATGTGGATTGAAACTTCGCGTACGACTTTGGGGATGGTTGATTTAATGTCATTCCCTGTATTGGGGATGTGGATTGAAACTTGCGTTAGCTTATCGCGTAGACATGGCTCTTGGTCATTCCCTGTATTGGGGATGTGGATTGAAACCGCATAGTCAACGATAAATTCGTAGGCTTTGCGTCATTCCCTGTATTGGGGATGTGGATTGAAACTATTATTTATACTTCCCACGGGAATTAGTCGTGTCATTCCCTGTATTGGGGATGTGGATTGAAACAGGGATTACGAGCAAGACGAAATTACGCGTACAGGTCATTCCCTGTATTGGGGATGTGGATTGAAACCGCTAGTAGACGCAAGTGCGCGTGCCTATGTCGGTCATTCCCTGTATTGGGGATGTGGATTGAAACCAGCGATTAACTTCGAACACGGCTCGATTGTAGAGGTCATTCCCTGTATTGGGGATGTGGATTGAAACGCACAGCTGGCCGTATATCACCGATAATCGCAGTCATTCCCTGTATTGGGGATGTGGATTGAAACTCACTCGCTTAAAACCTCAATTTACATCACATAGGTCATTCCCTGTATTGGGGATGTGGATTGAAACTGGTAGATAGTCTTCAATAATGTAATAAATATCAGTCATTCCCTGTATTGGGGATGTGGATTGAAACTTCAAATCGGTAGAATGTTTGGCCGCGCTCTTTCGTCATTCCCTGTATTGGGGATGTGGATTGAAACACAGGAAATCCAGTTAACTAATTTGGATCAATATGTCATTCCCTGTATTGGGGATGTGGATTGAAACTTGATGCTTTAACGAATACATCGAATTTATTATGTCATTCCCTGTATTGAGAATGCGAATTGAAAGAAATAAACTAACAAATGAAAAGAAACAGCTGAGTGATGATCAGCTGTCCCTACAAGCCTAATTAGTGAAAGGCAATATTCGGTGGGGATGAGGAAAACGTTTATCGAGCACAGCCTTACTTTATGGCTTCACTAATACTTTTGCCTGTTTAATATCATTAATCAATGTTTCGAAGCCTTTGTCAACAATATCATTCAGCTCGATTTTAGACGTAATTACAGTAGATACGTCTAATCTGCCTGCTGCGATGAGCTCGATAACTGTTGGGAATACATGGAGATAAGCGAGCGTTGATGTGAGTTGCAGAGCCTTGAACATGACCATGTTTGAGTCAATTTCAATCGGCTTTTTAAATGTAGCAAGTAACATAATTTGTGCACCCATTTTCGTTGTATAAAGCGCATTGCTCACGGTAGATTGTACACCGGCACAGTCAAATACAACATCTGCGCCACCGTTTGTAAAGGCTAAAATTTGTTGCACTAAATCCTCGGCATCGCCTTTTACAACAAGAGATGCGCCAAGCTCTTGTGGTGTGATGCAACGTTCCTCTGAAAAATCCACGAGCACAATTTTAGCGGCACCAGCAGCTTTGACGCATAAAAGGGTAAGTAATCCAATAGGACCTGCGCCATAAATAACAACAAAATCACCAGCCTTTAGCTTACTTTCTCTCACACTGTAAAATGACACTGCAGTTGGTTCAACGAGTGCGCCTTCTTCAAACGTCACATTGTCCGGTAATTTATGCAGCATGTTTTCGTCAACTGCGACATACTGTGCAAAGCCACCATGACGATTAATGCCGATAAAGCCTACCGAATGACATTGATTGAAAAAGCCATGCGTGCAAGCAGGGCATGTACCACAGTAAATTAGCGGTTCCACGCAAATGTGGTCGCCTGTTTTGAATTTCCCTACTTTTGCGCCAACTTCAACAATGGTTCCTGAAAATTCATGTCCCAAAATCGTCTGACCAGCATGTTTTGTAATAGGGTGTGGATCCGTACCGAGTCCATAATTGTAAATGCCAATGTCACTACCTCAAATGCCGACCCAAGCAACTTCGACTAGCACCTGATTTGGCTGAATTGTTGGTTTTTCTACATCTTCCACACGAATATTCTTTATCTGATGAAATACTGCTACTCTCATATATATTTGCTCCCCTTTAGAAAAATTTACTTAAATCTGGATACCCACTCGTTTGCCAAGCACCATCAACGATTAAGCTTGCCCCATTAACATAGGATGCGTCCTCGCTCACTAAAAATAATGTAGGACCTGCCATTTCTTTAGGATCGGCAGCACGCTTCATGGGAATGCGCTCCATATAGGCTTCGTGAATAGCGTCAACCCCTGTTAATCCAGCAGTGAGTGGAGTTAACACAAGACCCGTTAAAATCGCATTAACAGGAATATTGTACTGAGCTAACTCCAGCGCGGCATTTTTCGTTAGCATTTCAACGCCCGCTTTTGCGGATGAGTATGCTGTTCCTGCGAACATCGGTACTTGTGCGTTTAATGACGCAACGTTTACAATTGCCCCGCCACCATGAGTCTTCATATGTTTTGCTTAATGCTTTACACATAAAAAGACACCTTTTAAGCATAAATCCACTGTGAAATCCCAATCATTTTCCGATAAATCGGTAATGGGTGCAGCTTTTGACGCCAGCTACGTTAAATGAATAATCTAATTGACCGAATGTCTCGATCGTTTTGTTTACTAAATTTTCGACCTCTTGCTCAACTGTTACATTTGTTTTGATTGCTAGAACATTTCCACCATGTGCAGCTTAGATTTCTTGCATTTTTTGTTCGTTCAAATCAGCAACGACCACTTTTGCGCCTTCATTTAATAGGCTTTCTGTAATTGCATAGCCAATACCAGAAGCGCCGCAGTCACAATCGCCACCTTGTTTTCGAATCGTTTGTTCATCCATCATCTCTACTTAACAAAATAGTATGAGCTTACGAGTTCATTATAACAATAAATTAAAAGTGTAATAGAAGGAATTGCGAATGATTTGAATTTTTTGGAAAGGGATATTTAAACATGGGTATTTAAGTTTTTGTTGGATTAACATTTGATGTTTTTTAAGGTAATTGAAATTATGAGTATGTTTTAATGGTGGTGTGAGTTAGAGTAGTTAATCTAATTTTCACATCGAAAAATTTGTTAGTAATTGACAATATTGGATTTGTGTTTTATTCTTAATTTAGGAGGTTCACTGTATTTATAATGTCATAACAAAATAAAAGGATCAATTGTTATGTGGTTTTAAAAACTGTCTTTATTATGTGTTAAATAAGCAATTTGGAGTCCAAGTAGTCTGTTTTTTGAACGTAGGCTATTTTGGACTCAAAAGCTGTTTGTTACTTAAATATTAAAGTATGCAGCTAGATTTAATAATGTAATGTGTTTGAAAATATGTAGAGCATTTTGATAAAAGGAGCGTACTTAAATGACACGTCATTATGGAACTTATACAACTGAATTTAAAATGCAAATTGTGAAGCTCTATGAAAATCAATTATTATCACGTAAAGACATTCTTGCTAAATATAATATATCACCATCAACATTGGATCGTTGGATATTAAACTATCAAGAAAGAAACGCTATCTGTGTTAGAAATAGCTGTATAAAGGCTGTGGAAGAGTTGTCACTAGCACGTCAACAGCTTAAACGCATAAATAAAGAAAAGAACATATTAAAGCAAGCAACAATTATCTTGGCAACTAGTTAGATGTAATTTATATTGATAAATTATTTAGTTTCAAATTAGACATAAGTAACACTTATTTGGAACTAAATTTATGGTAAAATTTGAATTAAAGTATACTGAATAATCCAAAATTTTGGATTATTTTTCTGTATTACTAAACCTTTTTATTATAATTAAGTTGAATGGAGGTTTACCTATGTTTGTTGCACATCTTCGTAAAAACGATGACACAGTTCAGTTATTAAAAGACCATTTACTTGAAGTAAAGGAGTTATGTGAGCGAAACGGAGAGAAGTTAGGAATGTCTGCGGTATTTGGGTTAGCAGGATTGCTACACGATTACGGGAAATTTTCAGATGACTTTCAGCAATACATACGGGAAGCTGTTGCAAACCCGAATCATCCGCCAAAGAGAGGGACGGTAGATCATTCGACTGCAGGTGGCTTACTATTAATGCAGCGCTACCATCAACCGAAAATGTTACGACATATTATGGTGGAAATGCTTGCAAACGTTATCTTTTCGCATCATGGACAATTATTGGATTACATAGATAGTGAAGGGGATTCCCCATTCATAGAGCGCACTAAAAAAGAAGCGATTCCTCTGGATCAGCTACAGCAACGCTTCTTTGAAGAAGTTATGTCTGAGCAGGAATTTGAAGATTATGTTTCCTTAGCTACACAGCAATATCATCAATTTTTGCAAAAGCATTTTCCGAAAGGACCAGATTTACCAGAAATTCTTTATAAACTTTCTCCATTTTTAACGATGATGATTTTTAGTAGTTTGATCGACGCTGACCGCACGAATTCGCGTCAATTTGATGAAAATGATTTATCTACACCAATAGACCTATCACATAGAACATCAACCTTTGAAAAACACCTTCACACATTAGAGCAAAAATTAAAAAACTTACAGCAACAAGCAATACCTAATGATATTACAAAGCTACGCCAACAAATGTCGGATAACTGTTTTGACAAAGCGACGAAACCCCAAGGGATTTACACACTCTCAATTCCTACAGGTGGAGGGAAGACCCTTTCTAGTTTGCGTTTTGCCCTAAAGCATGCCTGTGAGCATAAATTAAAACGCATTATTTACGTTATTCCATTTACAACCATTATTGAACAAAATGCCGCGGTGGTAAGAGATTTACTCGAAACGGACGAGGTGCTTGAGCATCATAGTAATGTTATTGAGGATGTTAGAGACCCAGAGACATATGAAGAATTAGAGCTGCAAAGGCAGTTAAATCATGCGAAGGACAATTGGGATGCACCGATTGTTTTTACCACAATGGTGCAGTTTTTAAATAGTATGTACAGCGGGAAATCGCGAAATTTACGAAGACTTCATAATTTGAGTGATGCAGTTATTATTTTTGATGAAGTTCAGTCAATACCAATTAATTGTGTCTCGCTTTTCAATGAAGCCATTCAATTTTTAACGAAGTATGCTAAAAGTACAGTGGTGCTCTGTACAGCGACACAGCCAGCGCTTCAATATGTGGAGCATAATATTACGGTAAATGAGGAGATTATTGACGATTTGTCAAAAATCGAACAGGCATTCAAACGGACAAATATTGTGTTTATGAATGAGCGAGAGCAATGGACAACAGAAGATTTAGCTGAATTTATAGAAGACAAGCTAAGCGAAGTTAACAGTGTACTGATTATTACCAATAATAAAAAAACGACGAAGGCACTGTATATGCAACTGAATCACTATGACAATGTGTATCACTTAAGTACAGGTATGTGTCCAGCACATCGTAAGGAAAAGCTACAAGAAATGAGAGCAAAGCTAAAGGCAGGCGAGCAGGTGATTTGTGTATCCACTCAACTGATTGAGGCCGGGGTAGATGTTAGTTTTGAATGTGTCATGCGTGCACTTGCAGGGATGGATTCGATTGCACAGGCTGCTGGGCGTTGTAATCGAAATGGTGAAAGTGGCGTTCGTGAGGTGTATGTATTTAAGCATGCAAAAGAAGTGTTGACCAAGCTACCAACTATTGCAAATGGCCAACAATGTGCACGTTATATTTTAAGAGATATAGAGGAACAACAAGTCTTCAACGGTGAAGCGCTTTCATCTGATGCAATTGAAGCGTATTTTAAACAATATTACATCAATATGAGCGTGCAATTGAATTACCCAGTGAAAGGCTTAGTGCCAACGTTACATGACTTATTATTTAGTGGAGACCGCTCAGTAAACCAAAAAAATCAAGTGTATTTACGAACGGCAATACGAGAAACAGCTAAATATTTTGAAGTGATTGAAGCCAATACGGAATCTATTTTAGTGCCATATGGAGATGGGGAAAAATTGATTGCACAGCTAGTAAGTGGAGAGCCTGTAGATTTTAAAACATTTATGAAAGAGGCTCAGCAGTATTCTGTAAATGTATTTGCACATGAATTCCGAATGTTGCAGCAGGAACGTCTCATTCGAGCAGTAGATTTTGGCTCGTTTAAAATATGGATTGCAGTTGATTCAACCTATGATGATGCATATGGCTTATCGGTGCAAGGTGAGGCAAAGCTTGTTTTATATGACTTTTAAGGGAGGTGAGAAACATGACGAAAATTCGTAATCAAATTGAATTTGAAGTAAGTGGAGACTATGCATTATTTACAGATCCCTTAATGAAGCTTGGTGGGGAAAAAATGACAATGCAAATCCCGTCATATCAAGCTTTGAAGGGGATTACTGAGTCGGTGTATTGGAAGCCAAGTCTGATCTGGATTATTGATGAGGTACGTGTCATGAAGCCAATTCGGATGGAATCAAAGGGTGTGCGTCCAATTAATATGTCAGGTGGAAACACACTTGCCAATTATAGCTATTTACGTGATGTCAAATATCAGGTGCGAGCTCATTTTGAGTTTAATGAACATCGTGAAGATTTAAAGGGAGACTTTAATGAACATAAACACCACAACATCGCCAAGCGCTGTGTGCAAGCAGGTGGGCGACGAGATGTGTTCCTTGGCACACGTGAATGTCAGGCCTATGTGGAGCCGTGTGAATTTGGTAGTGGTGAAGGCTTTTATGATGCGATTGATGAAATGCACTTTGGTGTAATGCTACATGGCATGAACTATCCAGATGAAACGGGGGCTAATGAGCTTGCAACAAGACTATGGCAACCTGTAATGAAATTTGGCGTAGTTGAATTTATTCGTCCCGAAGCTTGTACACTCATTCGTCCAATTAAGCAAATGGAGCCAAAATCATTTGTGTTAAAGCAATCCATGCAACCGGTTGATGATTTAGCGAAAGAATTGGAGGTGGAAGGATGAGCTATTTAAAAGCCTTACATGAAACATACGAGCAAAATTTAGACAAAGTTGGTATAGCTTCTGAAAAAACATTGCGTAATGGTGAAAAAGCTTCGTACATGCTGTTACCTATGTCACATACAACTCAAACTGCTCATATTGAAATCATTGTCGATTTACAGGGCAATTTATATGATGCAAAGGTTGTCCAAAAAGAAAATACCGTTTTACCTTTTACAGAAGGTTCAGGTAGTCGTTCTGGCCAAAATTATGTGCCGCACGTCTTGCATGACAAGTTAATGTTTGTGGCAAAGGATTATGCGCAGTATGTATCAGTGGATGAAAAGAAACGAGTCGCACATGATGCGTATGTACAGCAATTAGCGGGGTGGTGTGCATCTGAATATAGTCATCCATACATTGAAGCAATTTATCAATATGTAAAAAAAGGGACAGTGATTACAGATTTAATCGCAAAAGGAATATTGCATATTGGTGAGGATGGACAACTTTTAAAAAAATGGACGGGAGATATAAACGAACGTCCTGAAATATTTGCTGTTATTGCAAATGAACAGGAAGCTGCATTGGTCCGTTTTAACGTTCATATTCCAGGGGAGACTGTTGTACCAATATGGCAAAATGCTCAAATTTTCGATGCCTATAGCAGTTATTATAATACGCAGTTGAAGGATGTTGACCTTTGTTATGTAACGGGTCAATTGTTACCTCGTTCAGAGCGCCATCCGAATAAACTTCGCAACTCAGGTGATAAGGCAAAGTTGATTTCTGCAAATGATGCGACAGGCTTTACATTCCGCGGTCGCTTTCAATCAAGCTTACAAGCCGCAAATGTTAGCTACGAGGCATCGCAAAAAGCACATAATGCCTTAAAGTGGCTGATTGAACGTCAGGGAACAACGATTGATGGACGTGTCTTTTTAGTGTGGGGTGCTAAAAACTTAGATATTCCGGCAGCGCATGAGGATTTATCTAGTTTAGAGCTTAGCTGGGATAATTTTAATTTTGAACAGGCGCATGAACAGCTAGAAACGAAGAAAGTAGATTTAAAGGAAAACTTGGCATTACAGAAAAAGGCGTTGTTAGCAGGTTTATCAAAGCATATTCGTTATGAAGAACTACCAAACGAAAAAATCTATATTTTAAATGTAGATGCGGCAACACCGGGACGACTAGCGATTTTATATTTCCGCTCTTATGATAGTAAGCTCTACTTCGATCAGTTATCCGACTGGCATGTAAAAACGAGCTGGCGTCAAACGCGTGGGAAGGACAAGGTGTTTTATGGTGCACCTTCATTTTATTCCATTGCTCATGCGGCATATGGCCCACGTCCAAGTGACAAAGTCGTGAAGGGTGTCATGGAACGTATGTTACCATGTGTGCTTGATCAGCGGAAAATCCCGTTAGATATTATTAAAAGTGCGGTTATGCGCGCTTCGAACCCACAATTTTTTGGTGAGACCTGGGAATGGGAGCAAACACTGTCAGTTGCGTGTGCGTTAGTCCGTAATTTATATGAACAGGAGGAGTTTACAGTGGCATTAGATGTAAATTGTAAGGACCGCGATTATTTATTTGGTCGTATGTTAGCGGTAGCAGATGTGCTAGAGTATAGATCTCTAAAAAAAGATGAGAAAAGAACAACGAATGCAGTGCGCTATATGAGTGCATTCCAAAGTAATCCTGAGCGCACATGGTCTACAATTCAAAAAGCCATTTTACCGTATCAAATGAGCTTAGGAGAGAAGGGAAATTTTTATCGCCGATTAATTGATGAAATTGGTTCTGCAATTTCTATTGAAGATTTTAACAATCAAGCACTTAGTGGGAAGTATTTACTAGGCTACTATAGCCAACGTCAAGATTTATATACAAAAAAAGAGATTAAGGAAGGGGAACAACAATCATGAGTTCATTAGATCATAAAATTGATTTTGCTGTTGTATTTTCTGTAACAAATGCTAATCCAAATGGAGATCCACTTAACGGGAATCGCCCACGTCAAAACTTTGATGGCTATGGTGAGGTTTCGGATGTCGCGATTAAACGAAAAATGCGTAATCGTCTGCAAGATTTGGGGGAAGCAATTTTTGTACAATCGGATGACCGTGCGAATGACGGTTTCAAATCATTAAATGAGCGTGCGGAATCAATTCCAGAGTTGGCGAAAATTAAAAAAGATAAAAAAGGGAATGCGGATACATATGCACTTGTTGCTTCTCAAACATGGTTTGATGTGCGCGCATTTGGACAAGTATTTGCATTTAAAGGGGATTCATTATCTGTAGGGGTACGTGGCCCAGTGTCTTTACATCCAGCAATTAGTATTGAACCAGTTGATATTACGAGCTTACAAATTACGAAATCCGTGAACTCAGTTACAGGTGACAAAAAAGGCTCGGACACGATGGGGATGAAGCACCGTGTAGACAAGGGGATTTACAAATTTGTTGGTAGCATCAATACACAGCTTGCCGAGAAAACAGGCTTTTCAAATGAAGATGCTGAGAAAATTAAAGAAGTACTAGTTTCATTATTTGAAAATGACGCGTCTTCTGCACGTCCTGAAGGCTCACTTGAGGTGTTAAAGGTAATTTGGTGGGAGCACAATTCGAAGCTGGGCCAATATTCTTCTGCTAAAGTGCACCGCTCGTTACAAGTTACAGCGGATGGCCAAGTTAACGTTTTACCATTAGAAGGGTTGAAAGTGGAAGAACTTGAAGGACGCTAATGAAGAGAATTATTTAATGTTGTCTGGTGTGCAGCATTTTCGCTTTTGTCAGAGGCAATGGGCGCTTATTCATATTGAGCAACAGTGGGAAGAAAATGTGAAAACGATTGAGGGGCAGTTTGTGCATCAAAAGGTGGACCTGCCCCTAATTCGCGAAAAGCGTCGAGACAAATTGATTGTGCGCGGGATGCCTGTAAAATCTCATGAGCTGCAAACAACTGGGATTTGTGATGTGGTGGAATTTATAGAAGATCCTAGTGGGATTCCTATTATGAATGAATCCGGTACTTATCGTGTTGTGCCTGTAGAATATAAGCGTGGCAAGCCAAAACAAGGGGAAGAAGACGTGATGCAGCTCGTGGCACAAGCGATGTGCTTGGAGGAAATGCTTGTTTGTGATGTACCAGTTGGCTATTTTTTCTATGACGAAATTAAGCGTCGGGTAGAAGTGCCGATTACGGAAAGTTTGAAGAATGAGGTACGCGCGTTGTTTAAGCAAATGCATCAATATTTCGGACGGCAGCATACTCCTAAAGTCAAGATGGGAAAACATTGTAAAAGCTGTTCATTAGAAAATTTATGCATGCCCGTTTTGAATGAAAAGCACAATGTACGAGCCTATATGGAGGGGTATTTATAATGAGAAAATTATTGAACACCTTATACATTACAACACCCAATATCTATTTGACGCTAAAGGGCGAAACGGTTGTGGTCACAGCAGACGAACAGGAACTTGGTCGCATTCCGTTACATAATCTCGAAGGCATTTGTACATTTGGTTATGCCGGGGCAAGTCCGAAATTGATGCATGCCTGTGCGGAGAAAAATATTGCACTGACCTTTTTAGATGTGAGGGGCAAATTTTTGGCAAGGATTATTGGGGAAAGTAAAGGAAATGTGGTACTGCGAAAAACACAGTACCGCATTTCTGATAACGAGCAAGAAAGCGCTAAAATCGCTCGCAACTTTATTTTTGCTAAAATTGCCAATCAAAAATGGCTGTTGGAGCGTGCAACAAGGGAAAATCCGATGCGTATTGATGTGCCAGAGTTTAAACGAATTTCACTAAAATTGTCCGAGGATTTGCCAAAAATTTTGGATTGTGATGATTTAGAGCTATTGCGAGGGCTTGAAGGTCAGGCTGCGAATGCCTATTTTCAGTTATTTGATCAAATGATTTTACAGCAAAAGGAAGCATTTTACTTTAAAAACCGAAACCGTCGTCCACCAACCGATAATGTGAATGCACTACTAAGCTTTAGCTATACATTGCTCGCAAAGGATGTTTCCGCAGCACTAGAAGCAGTTGGCTTAGATGCATATGTCGGCTTTTTACACCGTGATCGACCAGGGCGTGCTTCTTTAGCTCTAGATGTAATGGAGGAATTACGTGCAGTCGTCGCAGATCGTTTTGTACTAAAGCTGATTAACAAAAAAATGGTGATGGCAAAGGACTTTGTACAAAAGGAAGATGGGGCAGTCATTTTAACAGATGAAGGTAGAAAGAAATATTTACAAGCCTGGCAGGAACGAAAACAAGAACCGCTAACACACCCATTTTTAAAGGAAAAAATCAATTGGGGACTAGTACCTCATGCACAGGCGATGCTACTTGCTCGCTTTTTGCGCGGTGATTTGGATCAATACCCCCCATTTTTATGGAAATGAGGTCTTTAGATGCTCGTATTAGTAACCTATGATGTGGTCACTCAAACCGCAGCAGGACGAAAACGATTAAGAAAAGTCGCCAAAATATGTGAAAACTTTGGTGTACGTGTGCAAAATTCAGTATTTGAATGTGTGGTAGATGCTACGCAATTTAAGCAACTAAAGCTACAGCTTCAGGACATTATCAATATTGATGAAGATAGTTTGCGCTTTTATCAGCTCGGCAACAACTACAAGTCGAAGGTTGAGCACATTGGCGCAAAGGAAAGTATTTCGGTTGATGAAGTGATGATTTTATAAGTGCGAACCCTAAGCAAACATAAAATCCCTAAGAGACCCGCACCGAAATTTTGACTGATTTAACGGGGTGTTGGGATCTATTTTGTGAGGATTGGTAGATGAATTAAAGGTTTACTAATAAATTTTTTTGAAGATGGATATTTTTTTGTCCATTTTCGCAGTCTCTCCCAACATAGGGAGAGTGGATTGAAATATAACAAATAGGTTAAAAGGGTTACTCGTTCGAGTCTCTCCCAACATAGGGAGAGTGGATTGAAATTGAAATGACGGGGATTAGACAAGCGGCAATTAGTGTCTCTCCCAACATAGGGAGAGTGGATTGAAATCTGCATCAGGTACAATCATCTGTATCAAATTA containing:
- the cas8c gene encoding type I-C CRISPR-associated protein Cas8c/Csd1 gives rise to the protein MSYLKALHETYEQNLDKVGIASEKTLRNGEKASYMLLPMSHTTQTAHIEIIVDLQGNLYDAKVVQKENTVLPFTEGSGSRSGQNYVPHVLHDKLMFVAKDYAQYVSVDEKKRVAHDAYVQQLAGWCASEYSHPYIEAIYQYVKKGTVITDLIAKGILHIGEDGQLLKKWTGDINERPEIFAVIANEQEAALVRFNVHIPGETVVPIWQNAQIFDAYSSYYNTQLKDVDLCYVTGQLLPRSERHPNKLRNSGDKAKLISANDATGFTFRGRFQSSLQAANVSYEASQKAHNALKWLIERQGTTIDGRVFLVWGAKNLDIPAAHEDLSSLELSWDNFNFEQAHEQLETKKVDLKENLALQKKALLAGLSKHIRYEELPNEKIYILNVDAATPGRLAILYFRSYDSKLYFDQLSDWHVKTSWRQTRGKDKVFYGAPSFYSIAHAAYGPRPSDKVVKGVMERMLPCVLDQRKIPLDIIKSAVMRASNPQFFGETWEWEQTLSVACALVRNLYEQEEFTVALDVNCKDRDYLFGRMLAVADVLEYRSLKKDEKRTTNAVRYMSAFQSNPERTWSTIQKAILPYQMSLGEKGNFYRRLIDEIGSAISIEDFNNQALSGKYLLGYYSQRQDLYTKKEIKEGEQQS
- the cas7c gene encoding type I-C CRISPR-associated protein Cas7/Csd2; translation: MSSLDHKIDFAVVFSVTNANPNGDPLNGNRPRQNFDGYGEVSDVAIKRKMRNRLQDLGEAIFVQSDDRANDGFKSLNERAESIPELAKIKKDKKGNADTYALVASQTWFDVRAFGQVFAFKGDSLSVGVRGPVSLHPAISIEPVDITSLQITKSVNSVTGDKKGSDTMGMKHRVDKGIYKFVGSINTQLAEKTGFSNEDAEKIKEVLVSLFENDASSARPEGSLEVLKVIWWEHNSKLGQYSSAKVHRSLQVTADGQVNVLPLEGLKVEELEGR
- the cas4 gene encoding CRISPR-associated protein Cas4; this translates as MKDANEENYLMLSGVQHFRFCQRQWALIHIEQQWEENVKTIEGQFVHQKVDLPLIREKRRDKLIVRGMPVKSHELQTTGICDVVEFIEDPSGIPIMNESGTYRVVPVEYKRGKPKQGEEDVMQLVAQAMCLEEMLVCDVPVGYFFYDEIKRRVEVPITESLKNEVRALFKQMHQYFGRQHTPKVKMGKHCKSCSLENLCMPVLNEKHNVRAYMEGYL
- the cas1c gene encoding type I-C CRISPR-associated endonuclease Cas1c, with the translated sequence MRKLLNTLYITTPNIYLTLKGETVVVTADEQELGRIPLHNLEGICTFGYAGASPKLMHACAEKNIALTFLDVRGKFLARIIGESKGNVVLRKTQYRISDNEQESAKIARNFIFAKIANQKWLLERATRENPMRIDVPEFKRISLKLSEDLPKILDCDDLELLRGLEGQAANAYFQLFDQMILQQKEAFYFKNRNRRPPTDNVNALLSFSYTLLAKDVSAALEAVGLDAYVGFLHRDRPGRASLALDVMEELRAVVADRFVLKLINKKMVMAKDFVQKEDGAVILTDEGRKKYLQAWQERKQEPLTHPFLKEKINWGLVPHAQAMLLARFLRGDLDQYPPFLWK
- the cas2 gene encoding CRISPR-associated endonuclease Cas2, translating into MLVLVTYDVVTQTAAGRKRLRKVAKICENFGVRVQNSVFECVVDATQFKQLKLQLQDIINIDEDSLRFYQLGNNYKSKVEHIGAKESISVDEVMIL